Below is a genomic region from Campylobacter geochelonis.
TAAAAAAGATAGTGCAAATTTCTTTTTATATGAGATTTTAGAGACTCCAGAAACAAAGGTAAGTAACGATTTTATCAAAGCGTTTGGCACAAATTTTGTCCGCTTTTTTAAACCAACCACGCCAAATGAAGCACTAAATTTACTTAACAAAAAATGCACAATGTTAAAAATTTATGCTAACTCAACTGCGCTTTTAGAAATTTATAAAATTCACAACGAAAACCTAAATTTAGCCGCTAGCGAGCTTGAAAAATTTGCAAATTTAGGTTATGAAGTAACTTTGGAAAATGTAAAAGCACTGGTATCTGGGCTAAGCGAGGTGAGTTTTGAAGATATTTTTAACAAAATACTAAATTTAGATGATTTCAGAGATGATTTTTTTATCTATACACAAAGTGGCTCATATAGTGAAAGTGATTTTATAAACTATATTTATGGCTCGTTTTTTAGGCTTTTTAAGATTCATAGTTTTATTAAGATAAATGGCAGGATTGATTTTTTAAAACTGCTTGGATACACGCCACCACCGCAAGTTCAAACACTTTTGCAAAAACAAGCACTTAAATTTAGCACAAAAAGATTTAAAGAGATTTTTTTGCATTTAAATAGTCTTGAATTTGATATAAAAACTAAAAATCAGATAGATAAAACTCACTTTTTATTAGCTGGACTTTTAGAACTTCAAAGAGTTATAGCAAAAACAAAGTAAAATTTAAGTAAAGCTTAGCTATAATCGTTAGTTGCATTATTGCAAATCCTTGCTTATAGGCATTTTGTCTTATGAGCTACAAAACCACAAGGAGAATTCATGAAAC
It encodes:
- a CDS encoding DNA polymerase III subunit delta, yielding MYKRDLDTLLASKKMPNFLLLRSSDEFQNELYAKEILNFYQADMVEQIYYDEYDFSRAKLFFEPSLFGNSNLLHIKTNRYIPTKEVKQLISMCKKDSANFFLYEILETPETKVSNDFIKAFGTNFVRFFKPTTPNEALNLLNKKCTMLKIYANSTALLEIYKIHNENLNLAASELEKFANLGYEVTLENVKALVSGLSEVSFEDIFNKILNLDDFRDDFFIYTQSGSYSESDFINYIYGSFFRLFKIHSFIKINGRIDFLKLLGYTPPPQVQTLLQKQALKFSTKRFKEIFLHLNSLEFDIKTKNQIDKTHFLLAGLLELQRVIAKTK